One Halarcobacter ebronensis genomic window carries:
- the rpmA gene encoding 50S ribosomal protein L27 — protein MAHKKGQGSTQNNRDSAGKRLGVKKFGGEVVRAGNIIIRQRGTKVHCGENVGIGKDHTIYALIDGVVKFEVKDKNRKKVSVYAS, from the coding sequence ATGGCTCACAAAAAAGGTCAAGGTAGTACACAGAATAACAGAGACTCAGCTGGGAAAAGACTTGGAGTTAAAAAATTTGGTGGAGAAGTTGTAAGAGCTGGAAACATCATTATTAGACAAAGAGGAACTAAAGTACACTGCGGAGAGAATGTAGGAATTGGTAAAGACCACACTATTTATGCATTAATTGATGGTGTAGTAAAATTCGAAGTTAAAGATAAAAATAGAAAAAAAGTTTCTGTTTACGCTTCGTAA
- the rplU gene encoding 50S ribosomal protein L21 — translation MYAIIKCGGKQYKVHEGDIVDIDYTGKAAKETIEITDVLAINDGELKTGDAISAAKVEAEVVLDGTGVNRDRKVIIYKKRRRKDSKLKRGFRRSFTKVRITKIAA, via the coding sequence ATGTACGCAATTATTAAGTGTGGTGGTAAACAGTATAAAGTTCACGAGGGTGATATCGTAGATATTGATTATACTGGAAAAGCTGCTAAAGAAACAATTGAAATCACTGACGTGTTAGCAATTAACGATGGTGAGTTAAAAACTGGAGATGCTATTTCTGCTGCTAAAGTTGAGGCTGAAGTAGTTTTAGATGGAACTGGTGTAAATAGAGATAGAAAAGTTATTATTTACAAAAAAAGAAGAAGAAAAGATTCTAAACTAAAAAGAGGTTTCAGAAGAAGCTTCACTAAAGTTAGAATTACTAAAATTGCAGCATAA